The Naumovozyma dairenensis CBS 421 chromosome 8, complete genome genomic sequence ACAACAAGTATCTGACAAATCGGCAAATAACGATTCAATTAtagaattggaaattgGTGATGATATCCCAGATATTACTTTGTCGAAtcaaaatggaaaagaaatttcattaaaagaaattgcCAAGacaaataaaatcattgtTATATTTGCGTTCCCAAGAGCAAGCACCCCTGGTTGTACTCGTCAAGCTTGTGGGTTCCGTGATAATTACgatgaattgaagaaaaatgctATTGTTTTTGGGTTAAGTGCTGATGCGATAAGTAGtcaaaagaaatttgaagagAAACAACATTTACCTTACGATCTTTTATCTGATCCTAAGAGACAACTGATTGGATTATTAGGTGCTAAGAAAACTCCCCAATCTGGGACAGTAAGATCGTATTGGATTTTTGTTGAAGGGAAATTGTCAatcaaaagaataaaaGTGTCCCCTGAAATTAGTGTTGCTGAAAGTAAAAAAGAAGTTATTGAGTTCGCTAAGAAGCTATCGGAAGCGTAAGgaaattcaatgaaaataatactttTAAAcgttgtttttttatttatcttaactttttatattcattatatatatatatatacgtcCTTCTATTAAGTTAAGCTACTTTAATTTGTACGTAAAATAAAAGAGAAACTGATGATACTTGAATACAAGTTATGATCGataatatcatatattGCGAAATGATAAGTAATTTAACTTGGCTATATAAAAGTGTATAATAgataaaaaagaagaagattccttaaattaaagaaaaaggaaggCATTAAAAAAAACAGAAAAGTGTTCCAGGAATGCAtctatttttcttgtttgtttgtttatttttttcctgtttcattcattatttcATAGAAAACATTTCTGGTGCCTCACCTTCTGGGCCAATAAATTTTGGATCTCTCCATGGACCAATATCTGACAAATATAATCCACCTGTAGCCTCATCAACTTCTGATTTACCACCGAACTTTGTTGGTAAATTTTCAGCAGgaatttgtttcaataGTTCCTTTTGATAAGATGAACCTAAGATGAAAATCTTAGAGACTGTAACAGGGTCCAAAAATGGTTTAAATAATCTGAAAGCGGTAGAGAAACCAAATGGAGCATTgatcaaataaaatttacCCATACGTTCtggataataattttgactGATAAAGGAAGCTTCTCTAACGTATGATAAAACACTGTAAGCACTTGATATGGAAATACCTTTCAAATCCATAACAGTACATGAGGTTTCAATTAATGCACCTGCAGCTCTTGAACAAGCGGGTAATCTATATCTAACGACAGATTCGTATTCCCAAACcaaattcttcaacatACGTTCTTCAGTGGTAATCTTATACATTTCAGTCAAATTGACTGCACCTAATTCTTCGAAATAACATGGACGACCATCTTTATCAGTcttatgataatattgagGATAATATTTAGCCACCAAAGGTTTTTCCTCATAATGGAAATCCTTCAAAATGGTATCACAACCGAATTGCTTTCTCCAATTTTcacatttttcaaacattTCCTTAGCTAATGCGATATCGAATTTTCTTGCTCTTAAGAATCTTAATAAAGTGGAATCATCAAGACGTTCTACGAACCCTTCAGCTTCTAATAATGTTCTAAATTGGGTCAAAGCTGCCTGTTGagaatcatttaaattacCAGGCGTACCAGATAATGAACCTGGTTTACAAATTTGAGGATATGAGCtcaataattcttgttctGCAGCCTATAACataaagtaaaaaaaaaaattcatgtaaagaattggaaaaattcaacagttagtaaaaaaaaatagttgTCTAATAAAGCCAACGAAAGGGCTTCTTTCCCTCCATTTTTCTCctctgatgatgatttgaatgaGAACAGAATTGCCGGGAAATGTTTCTAAATGAAATTGAGGATATTCAAACATACTGTGACCATGGTAAAAATACTAGGTTTATCTTTATAAAATGTTTCAATTGAAGAGCAATGTAGTGGCTGGCTAGattgaaatatcaaaatagAAGAAGGATATTCCTGTATATGAAAATCTAATTAGAATGACAATATGTAGATATCAAGATCAGTCACAATTATTGTTACATACACATGCACATACACATACAGATGCACGTACACACGTACGAAGGTATACCAACTACGTACGTGTATTCACAAAACATCTCATTCATTGACAAGATTCCTTTACTGCTTACTACGTAGTACTTCCCTCTGTAACGttgaaatgaaaaatttgaaaaatttggaaaatcaTCTTGGACGAAAAATTGATGATACTAAATACTTAATTTATTGGATGGGATGGATTGGATGGAAGGTTATGAAGGATAATCAGTGGGGCAAGGAGTACAGTTCTCctatttctttcaatttgagATCCTCAATTCGGTTTAGTTTAACTGATGGATTTGGATACGCAGGAGATTCCTGTAGTTGCTGTACCCTTGGATGTAAGTAAATTGGGCCACAGTTCACTGTTTGAGGGTGGCAGTGATGCACTTCTCAGTACTCAAGAATTGAGTACTGTTGATGTTGCAAACAAGAGGGGGGTAagtggtgatgatgatgatgatattcatcaatttaTTTCGTGCACTGGGAAGGTTATTAAATTGGTTAGAAAACGCAGTGATAGAGGTGCGTTGGTAAGTTCGGAAGCCATACCGaattatcaacaacaagaaccATCGAATGACGAAGAGAATGATAACGGCAAGGCTATCTGGAAGTCTGACCAATCCTACGGTATTAATATCAATGCACTTTTAGATAGGATTGAATCGAAAAGTTCTGATTCTCgtcaaataaataaatcaacttcgaaaaggaaaagaaaaagtaaAAATGAGACACTTTGGGTGGAAAAATGGCGACCTAAAAGCT encodes the following:
- the DOT5 gene encoding thioredoxin peroxidase DOT5 (similar to Saccharomyces cerevisiae DOT5 (YIL010W); ancestral locus Anc_7.126) is translated as MVMELRRSGRVTAGKRTFDEDTDNHVEKRKKIATQKAKKSPSKKLLVSEKKVIKNAGSINGRETKKETKPRSVVEDKVDGIEHEEVKKVKFDEQQVSDKSANNDSIIELEIGDDIPDITLSNQNGKEISLKEIAKTNKIIVIFAFPRASTPGCTRQACGFRDNYDELKKNAIVFGLSADAISSQKKFEEKQHLPYDLLSDPKRQLIGLLGAKKTPQSGTVRSYWIFVEGKLSIKRIKVSPEISVAESKKEVIEFAKKLSEA
- the SEC14 gene encoding phosphatidylinositol/phosphatidylcholine transfer protein SEC14 (similar to Saccharomyces cerevisiae YKL091C and SEC14 (YMR079W); ancestral locus Anc_2.491), whose amino-acid sequence is MFEKCENWRKQFGCDTILKDFHYEEKPLVAKYYPQYYHKTDKDGRPCYFEELGAVNLTEMYKITTEERMLKNLVWEYESVVRYRLPACSRAAGALIETSCTVMDLKGISISSAYSVLSYVREASFISQNYYPERMGKFYLINAPFGFSTAFRLFKPFLDPVTVSKIFILGSSYQKELLKQIPAENLPTKFGGKSEVDEATGGLYLSDIGPWRDPKFIGPEGEAPEMFSMK